One window from the genome of Perca flavescens isolate YP-PL-M2 chromosome 17, PFLA_1.0, whole genome shotgun sequence encodes:
- the itprip gene encoding inositol 1,4,5-trisphosphate receptor-interacting protein: MQGAIARVCMVMAAAILNHPLLFPKENTTLQDQELIARMREHEERLEMEEARLEKELSQRDSKQEEPSSEEGYSWYFWSTVSFVIFFAIEMCRVQGGADTEIRPVEDEDMLLESGSITPRTMVLDKDILSDFCDKCTYTSAHENWRVREFVEGFADDLLESLRSVCDREADMEVWDFVGIGSMFESWKVCKPLMCDLIVPFLPPDPYSFQFHLWCSPSSDTPPDMQGCGKIKVTRLGENEEGCLCGSANLGEDMLCLLHGKDDTLKVDHSPDELLCSRNTHFLAKDQVMKWFQISVTKAWGRISHKYDFEVTFRNLDAAGALKIRFRSGKVIVMNIIPVVQLEDTDAYFVSHFPSNCDSFPDPYWPLSFAVYERNLLKHFAKRLPQHSCHLHCLQIVTFLHRKQTGLTGKSALTNYHLKTALLHLLLSKRPSVWGIKSVEHRLRDVLSFLQRSLNEKRLHHVLIGNSNVPKEVQVPEIIRKAEPINLFRSLVLQRELYATTVRHFHEMLRNAPVLIQEYTPQLPNGGLHQTR; this comes from the coding sequence ATGCAGGGGGCCATTGCACGAGTGTGTATGGTGATGGCCGCTGCCATATTAAACCACCCCTTGCTCTTTCCCAAAGAGAACACCACACTCCAGGACCAGGAGCTCATAGCTCGCATGCGGGAGCACGAGGAGAGGCTTGAAATGGAGGAGGCCAGGCTGGAGAAAGAGCTTTCTCAGCGGGACTCAAAGCAGGAAGAACCCAGCTCGGAGGAAGGTTATAGTTGGTACTTTTGGAGCACAGTTTCTTTCGTCATATTCTTTGCTATTGAGATGTGCAGGGTGCAGGGTGGTGCTGACACAGAAATCCGGCCGGTTGAGGATGAAGACATGCTTTTAGAGAGTGGATCCATCACCCCCAGGACGATGGTGCTGGATAAGGATATCCTGAGCGACTTCTGTGACAAATGCACCTACACTTCAGCCCATGAAAACTGGAGGGTGAGGGAGTTTGTTGAGGGTTTTGCCGATGACTTGCTTGAATCGCTCAGGAGTGTATGTGACAGGGAGGCAGACATGGAGGTCTGGGACTTTGTCGGGATTGGAAGCATGTTTGAGTCATGGAAGGTTTGCAAGCCACTGATGTGCGACCTTATAGTGCCGTTCTTGCCTCCAGATCCGTACTCCTTTCAGTTCCACCTGTGGTGCAGCCCCTCCAGTGACACGCCTCCCGACATGCAGGGCTGCGGCAAGATAAAGGTGACCAGGTTAGGTGAGAACGAGGAGGGCTGTCTCTGTGGCAGTGCTAACCTGGGAGAGGACATGCTTTGTCTGTTGCATGGCAAGGATGACACACTCAAAGTGGACCATAGTCCTGATGAATTACTGTGCTCTAGAAACACACATTTCTTAGCCAAAGATCAAGTCATGAAGTGGTTTCAGATCTCTGTAACCAAAGCTTGGGGACGCATCTCTCACAAATACGACTTTGAGGTCACTTTTCGCAACCTGGATGCTGCCGGTGCTCTAAAGATCCGATTCCGTTCAGGGAAAGTCATCGTAATGAACATCATACCGGTGGTTCAGTTGGAGGATACAGATGCTTATTTTGTCTCACACTTTCCATCAAATTGTGACAGCTTTCCTGACCCATACTGGCCCCTCTCTTTTGCTGTCTATGAGAGGAATTTGCTGAAACATTTCGCCAAACGCCTACCACAACATTCCTGTCATTTACACTGCCTTCAGATAGTTACCTTCCTACACAGAAAGCAGACAGGGCTCACAGGAAAAAGTGCCCTGACTAACTACCACTTAAAGACCGCTCTATTGCATCTGTTGCTGAGTAAAAGGCCCTCCGTGTGGGGCATTAAGAGTGTAGAGCACAGGCTTCGGGATGTGCTCAGCTTCTTGCAGAGGAGCCTAAATGAGAAGAGACTTCATCATGTTCTGATTGGGAACAGTAATGTGCCAAAGGAAGTCCAGGTACCTGAGATAATTCGCAAAGCAGAGCCCATCAATCTGTTCCGGTCTCTGGTGTTGCAGAGGGAACTTTATGCAACAACAGTCAGGCATTTCCACGAGATGTTGAGAAATGCACCTGTGCTCATACAAGAGTACACACCGCAATTACCAAATGGAGGTTTACACCAGACTCGATGA